Proteins from a single region of Nerophis ophidion isolate RoL-2023_Sa linkage group LG10, RoL_Noph_v1.0, whole genome shotgun sequence:
- the ube2nb gene encoding ubiquitin-conjugating enzyme E2Nb, with translation MAGLPRRIIKETQRLMLEPVPGIAATPDDENARYFHVYIGGPKDSPFEGGTFKLELFLPEEYPMAAPKVRFMTKIYHPNVDRLGRICLDILKDKWSPALQIRTVLLSIQALLSAPNPDDPLANDVAEQWKKNESIAIETARAWTKLYANNTEV, from the exons GAGACGCAGCGGTTGATGCTTGAGCCCGTCCCAGGCATTGCAGCAACGCCTGATGATGAGAACGCACGCTATTTCCACGTGTACATCGGGGGACCGAAAGACTCTCCGTTTGAAGGGGGCACATTTAAACTTGAACTGTTTCTCCCGGAGGAGTATCCAATGGCGGCACCCAAAGTGCGATTCATGACCAAAATCTACCATCCGAACGTTGACAGACTGGGGAGaatatgtttagacattttgaaag ACAAATGGTCTCCGGCCCTCCAAATCCGCACAGTGCTGCTCTCCATCCAGGCATTATTAAGCGCTCCTAATCCCGACGACCCCCTGGCGAATGACGTCGCAGAGCAGTGGAAGAAAAACGAAAGCATTGCCATCGAAACAG CGCGAGCATGGACCAAGTTGTACGCCAACAACACTGAAGTATAG